A genomic stretch from Streptococcus oralis includes:
- the accB gene encoding acetyl-CoA carboxylase biotin carboxyl carrier protein, translated as MNLNEIKDLMAQFDQSSLREFSYKNGADELQFSKNEARMASEAPAQVVPAPTAVAASPVVSAPSTPVESSVEEAPVPAETTVAPEGDVVESPLVGVAYLAAGPDKSAFVTVGDSVKKGQTLVIIEAMKVMNEIPAPKDGVVTEILVSNEEMVEFGKGLVRIK; from the coding sequence ATGAATTTAAATGAGATCAAGGACTTGATGGCTCAATTCGACCAATCAAGTTTGAGAGAATTTTCTTATAAAAACGGAGCGGACGAATTGCAGTTCAGTAAGAATGAAGCAAGAATGGCTTCTGAAGCTCCAGCTCAAGTTGTTCCAGCACCAACTGCAGTAGCGGCAAGTCCAGTAGTTTCTGCCCCTTCAACTCCAGTAGAGAGTTCTGTGGAAGAAGCTCCAGTACCAGCTGAAACGACGGTTGCTCCGGAGGGGGATGTCGTTGAGAGCCCACTTGTAGGGGTGGCTTACTTGGCTGCTGGACCAGATAAATCTGCCTTCGTCACAGTTGGAGACAGTGTTAAAAAAGGCCAGACTTTGGTGATCATCGAAGCCATGAAGGTCATGAATGAGATTCCTGCACCTAAGGATGGTGTGGTGACAGAAATTCTCGTTTCAAATGAAGAAATGGTTGAGTTCGGTAAAGGATTGGTACGTATCAAATGA
- the fabF gene encoding beta-ketoacyl-ACP synthase II produces the protein MKLNRVVVTGYGLTSPIGNTPEEFWNSLQTGKIGIGEITKFDHSEFAVHNAAEVQDFPFDKYFVKKDTNRFDNYSLYALYAAQEAVTNANLDVEAIDKDRFGVIVASGIGGIKEIEDQVIRLHEKGPKRVKPMTLPKALPNMASGNVAMRFGANGICKSINTACASSNDAIGDAFRSIKFGFQDVMLVGGSESSITPFAIAGFQALTALSTTEDPTRASIPFDKDRNGFVMGEGSGMLVLESLEHAEKRGATILAEVVGYGNTCDAYHMTSPHPEGQGAIKAIKLALEEAEISPEQVAYVNAHGTSTPANEKGESGAIVAVLGKEVPVSSTKSFTGHLLGAAGAVEAIATIEAMRHNFVPKTAGTSELSDYIEANVVYGQGLEQEIPYAISNTFGFGGHNAVLAFKRWENK, from the coding sequence ATGAAACTAAATCGAGTTGTAGTAACAGGTTACGGATTGACCTCTCCTATCGGAAATACTCCAGAAGAATTTTGGAACAGTTTGCAAACTGGGAAGATTGGAATTGGAGAAATCACTAAATTTGACCACAGCGAATTTGCTGTGCACAATGCGGCAGAAGTTCAAGATTTCCCATTTGATAAATACTTTGTCAAAAAAGATACCAACCGTTTTGACAACTATTCTTTGTATGCCTTGTATGCAGCTCAAGAAGCGGTGACAAATGCCAATCTTGATGTAGAAGCAATCGATAAAGATCGCTTTGGTGTTATCGTGGCTTCTGGTATTGGGGGAATTAAAGAAATCGAAGATCAGGTTATTCGTCTTCATGAAAAAGGTCCAAAACGCGTTAAACCAATGACACTTCCAAAAGCCTTGCCAAATATGGCTTCAGGAAATGTTGCCATGCGTTTCGGAGCAAACGGTATCTGTAAATCAATCAATACAGCCTGTGCCTCATCAAACGATGCCATCGGAGATGCCTTCCGTTCCATCAAGTTTGGTTTCCAAGATGTCATGCTAGTTGGTGGCTCAGAATCATCAATCACTCCATTTGCTATCGCTGGTTTCCAAGCGTTGACTGCCCTATCAACTACAGAAGATCCAACTCGTGCTTCTATTCCATTTGACAAAGACCGTAATGGTTTTGTGATGGGAGAAGGTTCTGGTATGTTGGTGCTTGAAAGCCTTGAACATGCTGAAAAACGTGGTGCAACTATCTTAGCTGAAGTAGTTGGTTATGGTAATACCTGTGATGCTTACCACATGACTTCACCTCATCCAGAAGGTCAAGGTGCCATCAAGGCAATTAAATTGGCTTTGGAAGAGGCAGAGATTTCTCCAGAGCAAGTGGCTTATGTCAATGCCCACGGAACTTCAACTCCTGCTAATGAAAAAGGAGAAAGTGGTGCGATCGTAGCTGTCCTTGGTAAAGAAGTACCTGTATCTTCAACCAAGTCCTTTACAGGACACTTGCTTGGTGCTGCAGGGGCAGTAGAAGCCATCGCTACAATTGAAGCCATGCGTCATAACTTCGTGCCAAAAACAGCTGGAACAAGTGAATTGTCAGACTATATCGAAGCGAATGTAGTTTATGGACAAGGCTTGGAGCAAGAAATCCCTTATGCTATTTCAAATACTTTTGGTTTTGGTGGACACAATGCGGTTCTTGCTTTTAAACGTTGGGAGAATAAATAA
- the accC gene encoding acetyl-CoA carboxylase biotin carboxylase subunit produces MFRKILIANRGEIAVRIIRAARELGIATVAVYSTADKEALHTLLADEAICIGPGKATESYLNINAILSAAVLTEAEAIHPGFGFLSENSKFATMCDEVGIKFIGPSGAVMDTMGDKINAREQMIKAGVPVIPGSDGEVHTAEEALAVAEKIGYPVMLKASAGGGGKGIRKVEKAEDLVAAFETASSEAKANFGNGAMYLERVIYPARHIEVQILADQEGHVVHLGERDCSLQRNNQKVLEESPSIAIGKTLRNEIGAAAVRAAESVGYENAGTIEFLLDEASGNFYFMEMNTRVQVEHPVTEFVSGVDIVKEQIRIAAGQPLPFKQEDIVLRGHAIECRINAENPAFNFAPSPGKITNLYLPSGGVGLRVDSAVYPGYTIPPYYDSMIAKIIVHGENRFDALMKMQRALYELDIEGVQTNADFQLDLISDRRVIAGDYDTSFLMETFLPKYQEKE; encoded by the coding sequence ATGTTTCGTAAAATTTTGATTGCCAACCGTGGTGAGATTGCGGTTCGCATTATTCGAGCTGCGCGTGAATTGGGCATTGCAACCGTAGCAGTTTATTCAACTGCTGATAAGGAAGCCCTTCACACACTCCTAGCGGATGAAGCTATCTGTATCGGACCTGGTAAGGCGACAGAGTCTTATCTCAATATCAACGCTATTTTATCTGCTGCAGTCTTGACTGAAGCAGAAGCCATCCACCCAGGTTTTGGTTTTCTTAGCGAAAACTCCAAGTTTGCCACGATGTGTGATGAAGTGGGGATTAAGTTTATCGGCCCTTCTGGCGCTGTAATGGATACCATGGGAGATAAGATCAATGCGCGTGAGCAAATGATCAAGGCTGGGGTTCCAGTTATCCCAGGATCTGATGGTGAAGTTCACACGGCTGAAGAAGCCCTTGCAGTTGCAGAAAAAATTGGTTATCCAGTCATGCTAAAAGCATCGGCAGGTGGTGGTGGAAAAGGGATTCGTAAGGTTGAAAAGGCAGAAGACTTGGTCGCAGCCTTTGAAACAGCATCCAGTGAAGCTAAGGCCAATTTTGGAAATGGCGCAATGTATCTTGAGCGTGTGATTTATCCAGCTCGTCATATCGAAGTTCAGATCCTTGCGGATCAAGAGGGGCATGTTGTCCATCTAGGAGAACGGGACTGTTCACTCCAACGGAATAACCAAAAGGTCTTAGAAGAAAGTCCGTCCATTGCGATTGGCAAAACACTTCGTAATGAAATTGGTGCTGCGGCCGTTCGTGCAGCAGAGTCTGTAGGCTATGAAAATGCAGGGACGATTGAATTTCTTCTCGATGAAGCGAGTGGCAATTTCTACTTCATGGAAATGAATACTCGTGTGCAAGTGGAACACCCAGTCACAGAGTTTGTTTCAGGTGTTGATATCGTGAAGGAACAGATTCGCATTGCTGCCGGGCAACCTTTACCTTTCAAACAAGAAGATATCGTCCTACGAGGTCATGCTATCGAGTGCAGGATCAATGCGGAAAATCCAGCATTTAACTTTGCTCCAAGCCCAGGTAAAATTACCAATCTTTATCTACCAAGTGGTGGAGTTGGCTTGCGCGTGGACTCAGCAGTTTATCCAGGCTATACCATTCCTCCTTACTATGATAGTATGATTGCCAAAATCATTGTTCATGGGGAGAATCGTTTTGATGCCTTGATGAAGATGCAACGGGCACTTTATGAACTTGATATTGAAGGAGTGCAAACCAATGCAGACTTCCAGTTGGATCTGATTTCAGACCGCCGAGTTATCGCTGGTGACTACGATACTTCCTTCTTGATGGAAACTTTCTTGCCAAAATACCAAGAAAAAGAATAG
- the fabZ gene encoding 3-hydroxyacyl-ACP dehydratase FabZ, whose protein sequence is MIDIQGIKEALPHRYPMLLVDRVLEVSEDTIVAIKNVTINEPFFNGHFPQYPVMPGVLIMEALAQTAGVLELSKPENKGKLVFYAGMDKVKFKKQVVPGDQLVMTATFVKRRGTIAVVEAKAEVDGKLAASGTLTFAIGN, encoded by the coding sequence ATGATCGATATTCAAGGAATCAAAGAAGCTCTACCCCATCGCTACCCCATGCTCCTAGTGGATCGTGTCTTGGAAGTGAGCGAGGATACCATTGTTGCCATTAAAAATGTGACCATCAACGAACCTTTCTTTAATGGTCATTTTCCTCAATACCCAGTCATGCCTGGTGTCCTTATCATGGAGGCCTTGGCCCAGACTGCTGGTGTCTTGGAATTGTCCAAACCTGAAAATAAAGGGAAACTGGTCTTCTATGCTGGCATGGACAAGGTTAAGTTCAAGAAGCAAGTTGTACCAGGTGACCAATTAGTCATGACGGCTACTTTTGTCAAACGTCGTGGTACGATTGCTGTGGTTGAAGCAAAGGCTGAAGTAGATGGTAAGCTTGCAGCGAGTGGTACTCTTACCTTTGCAATTGGAAACTAA
- the fabD gene encoding ACP S-malonyltransferase, translating into MTKTAFLFAGQGAQYLGMGRDLYDSYPIVKETIDQASQVLGYDLRDLIDKEETKLNQTRYTQPAILATSVAIYRLLKEKSYQPDMVAGLSLGEYSALVASGALDFEDAVALVAKRGAYMEEAAPAGSGKMVAVLNTPVEVIEEACEAASKVGVVTPANYNTPSQIVIGGEAAAVDRAVQLLQEAGAKRLIPLNVSGPFHTALLEPASQQLAGALEGVSFSDFTCPLVGNTEAAVMEKDRIKELLTRQVKEPVRFYESIAVMQNAGVTNFIEIGPGKVLSGFVKKIDKTAKLANVEDQASLDALLGN; encoded by the coding sequence ATGACTAAAACAGCCTTTCTATTTGCGGGTCAAGGTGCTCAGTATCTAGGGATGGGACGTGATCTCTATGATAGCTACCCTATCGTCAAGGAAACAATTGACCAAGCCAGTCAGGTTTTGGGTTATGACCTTCGTGACTTGATTGATAAGGAAGAAACTAAGTTAAACCAGACTCGCTATACGCAGCCAGCTATTTTAGCGACTTCGGTTGCTATTTACCGACTATTGAAAGAAAAGAGCTACCAGCCAGATATGGTAGCAGGATTGTCCCTCGGAGAATATTCTGCTCTTGTAGCAAGTGGTGCCTTGGACTTTGAGGATGCAGTTGCCTTAGTTGCTAAGCGTGGTGCTTATATGGAAGAGGCTGCACCTGCAGGTTCTGGAAAGATGGTTGCAGTCCTTAATACTCCAGTTGAAGTGATTGAGGAAGCTTGTGAAGCAGCCTCTAAAGTTGGAGTAGTGACTCCAGCTAACTACAATACCCCAAGCCAAATCGTTATCGGTGGTGAGGCGGCTGCGGTTGACCGCGCGGTTCAACTCTTGCAAGAAGCAGGAGCAAAACGATTGATTCCTTTAAATGTATCTGGTCCTTTCCATACAGCCCTTCTTGAGCCAGCCAGTCAGCAACTAGCTGGAGCTCTTGAGGGAGTGAGTTTCTCTGATTTTACTTGCCCACTAGTTGGCAATACGGAAGCTGCTGTTATGGAAAAAGATCGAATCAAAGAGCTCTTGACGCGTCAGGTGAAGGAACCTGTTCGTTTCTATGAGAGTATCGCAGTGATGCAGAATGCTGGCGTGACCAATTTTATTGAAATTGGTCCTGGGAAAGTCCTATCAGGCTTTGTCAAAAAAATCGATAAAACAGCTAAGCTAGCTAACGTTGAAGACCAAGCAAGTTTGGATGCTTTGCTGGGAAACTAG
- a CDS encoding enoyl-CoA hydratase: MNHILYQIVDDLAIITLNRPEVANGFHIPMCEEILEALTLAEQDQTVQFILINANGKVFSVGGDLVEMKRAVDEDDIPSLNKIAELVNTISFKIKQIPKPVLMEVDGAVAGAAANMAVAVDFCLATDKAKFIQAFVGVGLAPDAGGIHLLSRSIGVTRAAQLAMTGEALTAEKALEWGVVYRVCEADKLEKTREQVLKKLRRGSANSYAAIKKLVWESQFKDWQNYAELELKLQESLSLTEDFKEGVRAHSERRRPKFSGK, encoded by the coding sequence ATGAATCATATCTTATATCAGATCGTAGATGATCTTGCTATCATCACTTTGAATCGTCCCGAAGTGGCAAACGGTTTCCATATCCCAATGTGTGAGGAAATTTTAGAAGCTTTGACTCTAGCAGAGCAGGATCAAACTGTTCAGTTTATCTTGATTAACGCTAATGGGAAGGTCTTTTCAGTTGGGGGAGATCTGGTTGAGATGAAACGTGCAGTGGATGAAGATGATATCCCATCTTTGAATAAGATTGCAGAATTAGTCAATACAATTTCTTTTAAAATCAAGCAAATTCCTAAACCTGTTTTGATGGAGGTAGATGGAGCGGTTGCTGGTGCTGCAGCTAATATGGCAGTGGCAGTCGATTTTTGTTTGGCGACTGACAAGGCAAAATTCATCCAAGCCTTTGTTGGAGTTGGATTGGCGCCAGATGCTGGTGGAATCCATCTCTTGAGTCGTAGTATCGGGGTAACACGGGCTGCGCAACTTGCCATGACAGGAGAAGCTTTGACTGCGGAAAAAGCACTGGAATGGGGCGTGGTATACCGTGTCTGCGAAGCTGATAAATTAGAAAAAACTAGAGAACAAGTTCTGAAGAAATTAAGACGAGGCTCAGCAAACTCATACGCAGCCATTAAAAAGTTGGTTTGGGAAAGCCAATTTAAGGATTGGCAGAATTATGCTGAATTAGAATTGAAACTGCAAGAATCGTTGTCTTTGACTGAAGATTTTAAAGAAGGAGTCCGAGCTCATTCTGAAAGAAGACGGCCAAAATTTTCAGGAAAATAA
- the fabG gene encoding 3-oxoacyl-[acyl-carrier-protein] reductase has protein sequence MQLKNKNIFVTGSSRGIGLAIAHKFAQLGANVVLNSRGAISEELLAEFSNYGVKVVPISGDVSDFADAKRMVDQAIAELGSVDVLVNNAGITQDTLMLKMTEEDFEKVLKINLTGAFNMTQVVLKQMIKAREGAIINMSSVVGLMGNIGQANYAASKAGLIGFTKSVAREVANRNVRVNALAPGMIESDMTAVLSDKVKEATLAQIPMKQFGQADHIADATVFLAGQDYLTGQVLAVDGGLSM, from the coding sequence ATGCAACTAAAAAATAAAAATATCTTTGTCACAGGTTCAAGTCGGGGTATCGGGCTTGCCATTGCTCACAAATTTGCCCAACTAGGCGCTAATGTAGTCTTGAATAGTCGCGGAGCAATCTCAGAAGAATTGCTAGCTGAGTTTTCAAACTACGGTGTCAAAGTGGTACCGATCTCGGGTGATGTTTCAGACTTTGCAGATGCGAAACGTATGGTAGATCAAGCAATCGCAGAACTTGGTTCGGTTGATGTCTTGGTAAATAATGCTGGCATTACCCAGGATACGCTCATGCTCAAGATGACCGAAGAAGACTTTGAAAAAGTGCTTAAGATCAATTTGACAGGTGCCTTTAACATGACGCAAGTAGTCTTGAAACAGATGATCAAGGCGCGTGAAGGTGCGATTATCAATATGTCGAGTGTGGTCGGTTTGATGGGAAATATCGGTCAAGCAAACTATGCAGCTTCTAAAGCAGGTTTGATTGGTTTTACCAAGTCAGTAGCACGTGAAGTTGCCAATCGCAATGTGCGTGTAAATGCTCTTGCGCCCGGAATGATCGAGTCAGATATGACTGCCGTTTTGTCTGATAAGGTCAAGGAAGCAACACTTGCGCAAATCCCTATGAAACAGTTTGGTCAGGCGGACCATATCGCGGATGCCACTGTCTTCTTAGCTGGACAAGATTATTTGACTGGACAAGTTCTCGCTGTTGATGGCGGACTTAGTATGTAA
- a CDS encoding beta-ketoacyl-ACP synthase III: MAFAKISQVAHYVPEQVVTNQDLAQIMDTSDEWISSRTGIKQRHISKTESTSDLATKVAKSLLAKGSLTADQIDFIIVATITPDSMMPSTAARVQANIGAHRAFAFDLTAACSGFVFALSTAEKFLSSGQFKKGIVIGAETLSKTVDWSDRSTAVLFGDGAGGVLLEASETRHFLVESLYTDGSRSECLTYGQTALASPFSDQEAVPAFLKMDGRAVFDFANRDVARSIKETIENGPIAASELDYLLLHQANIRILDKMAKKIGVDRDKLPANMMEYGNTSAASIPILLSECVENGMIRLDGSQKILLSGFGGGLTWGTLILTI, translated from the coding sequence ATGGCTTTTGCAAAAATAAGCCAGGTTGCTCATTATGTTCCAGAGCAAGTGGTCACTAATCAGGACTTGGCTCAAATTATGGATACAAGCGATGAGTGGATTTCAAGTCGGACAGGAATTAAACAGAGACATATTTCAAAAACGGAGTCAACGAGTGATTTGGCGACAAAAGTTGCTAAGAGTTTGCTGGCTAAAGGGAGCTTAACAGCGGATCAGATTGATTTTATCATTGTAGCGACGATTACTCCTGATTCGATGATGCCTTCTACGGCAGCTCGGGTTCAGGCAAATATCGGAGCGCATAGAGCTTTCGCCTTTGATTTGACAGCAGCTTGCAGTGGCTTTGTATTCGCTCTCTCAACTGCAGAAAAGTTTTTAAGTTCTGGACAGTTCAAAAAAGGGATTGTTATCGGGGCTGAGACCTTATCCAAGACAGTTGATTGGTCAGATCGTTCGACAGCCGTTCTCTTTGGGGATGGTGCTGGTGGGGTTCTCTTGGAAGCGAGCGAAACACGGCACTTCCTTGTGGAAAGTCTCTATACAGATGGCTCTCGGAGCGAGTGTTTGACCTATGGTCAAACGGCTTTGGCTTCTCCTTTCTCAGATCAAGAAGCAGTTCCTGCTTTTTTGAAGATGGATGGACGAGCAGTTTTTGATTTTGCAAATCGAGATGTTGCTAGATCGATCAAAGAAACCATTGAAAATGGTCCAATCGCAGCATCGGAATTGGATTATCTCTTGCTTCATCAGGCAAATATCCGCATTTTGGATAAGATGGCTAAGAAGATCGGTGTAGATCGAGACAAGCTTCCTGCCAATATGATGGAGTATGGAAATACCAGTGCAGCAAGTATCCCGATTTTGCTCTCAGAGTGTGTGGAGAATGGCATGATTCGTTTAGATGGCAGCCAGAAGATTCTCCTATCAGGCTTCGGCGGAGGTTTGACATGGGGCACACTCATTCTTACAATCTAG
- the fabK gene encoding enoyl-[acyl-carrier-protein] reductase FabK, whose amino-acid sequence MKTRITELLNIDYPIFQGGMAWVADGDLAGAVSKAGGLGIIGGGNAPKEVVKANIDKIKSLTDKPFGVNIMLLSPFVEDIVDLVIEEGVKVVTTGAGNPSKYMTRFHDAGITVIPVVPSVALAKRMEKIGADAVIAEGMEAGGHIGKLTTMTLVRQVAAAVSIPVIAAGGIADGEGVAAGFMLGAEAVQVGTRFVVAKESNAHPKYKEKILKARDIDTTISAQHFGHAVRAIKNQLTRDFEQAEKDAFKQENPDLEIFEQMGAGALAKAVVHGDVEGGSVMAGQIAGLVSKEETVEEILKDLYYGAAKKIQEEASRWAGVVRND is encoded by the coding sequence ATGAAAACACGTATTACAGAATTATTGAACATTGATTATCCTATTTTTCAAGGAGGAATGGCCTGGGTTGCGGATGGTGACTTGGCTGGTGCAGTATCAAAAGCTGGTGGTCTAGGGATCATCGGTGGTGGGAATGCACCTAAAGAGGTCGTAAAGGCTAATATCGATAAAATCAAATCACTTACGGACAAACCTTTTGGTGTCAACATCATGCTTTTGTCCCCTTTTGTAGAAGACATCGTTGATCTCGTGATTGAAGAAGGGGTCAAGGTGGTTACAACTGGTGCAGGAAACCCAAGTAAATACATGACTCGTTTCCATGATGCAGGAATTACAGTTATTCCTGTTGTTCCAAGTGTTGCTCTGGCAAAACGTATGGAAAAAATTGGTGCAGATGCAGTTATTGCAGAAGGAATGGAAGCCGGTGGACATATTGGTAAATTAACAACTATGACCTTGGTTCGTCAGGTTGCTGCGGCTGTTTCGATTCCAGTTATCGCAGCTGGAGGAATTGCGGACGGTGAAGGTGTTGCTGCAGGCTTTATGCTTGGTGCTGAGGCCGTTCAAGTTGGTACACGTTTCGTAGTAGCTAAGGAATCTAACGCCCATCCAAAATACAAGGAAAAAATCTTAAAAGCGCGTGATATCGATACGACTATTTCAGCTCAACACTTTGGACATGCTGTTCGTGCCATTAAAAATCAGTTGACACGTGACTTTGAGCAGGCTGAAAAAGATGCCTTTAAACAAGAAAATCCAGATTTAGAAATCTTTGAACAAATGGGAGCTGGTGCGCTTGCTAAAGCCGTTGTTCATGGAGATGTAGAAGGTGGATCTGTCATGGCAGGTCAGATCGCTGGTTTGGTATCTAAAGAGGAAACTGTCGAAGAAATCCTAAAAGATCTATACTATGGCGCAGCCAAAAAAATTCAAGAAGAAGCCTCTCGTTGGGCAGGAGTTGTAAGAAATGACTAA
- a CDS encoding acyl carrier protein — protein sequence MAVFEKVQEIIVEELGKDASEVTLESTFDDLDADSLDLFQVISEIEDAFDIQIEAEDNLKTVGDLVAYVEEQTK from the coding sequence ATGGCAGTATTTGAAAAAGTACAAGAAATTATCGTTGAAGAACTTGGGAAAGACGCATCAGAAGTAACACTTGAATCTACTTTTGATGATTTGGATGCAGATTCATTGGACTTGTTCCAAGTAATCTCTGAAATCGAAGATGCTTTCGATATCCAAATCGAAGCAGAAGATAACTTGAAAACAGTTGGTGACTTGGTTGCCTACGTTGAAGAGCAAACAAAATAA
- a CDS encoding DUF956 family protein, with protein MAQSLNKVIDLQTTGTSYLSISGKVGKFLVGDQALEFYPDVNVEQYIQIPWSSIQQIGANVSGRKISRHFEVFTDQGKFLFASKDSGAILKIAREKLGNEKVVKLPTLLQTIGQKLKNLFAKK; from the coding sequence ATGGCCCAATCTCTCAATAAAGTCATTGACCTCCAAACCACTGGAACATCTTACCTCTCTATCTCTGGAAAAGTTGGAAAATTTCTAGTCGGGGACCAAGCCTTGGAGTTTTATCCCGATGTCAATGTCGAACAATATATCCAGATTCCCTGGTCCAGCATTCAGCAAATAGGAGCTAATGTAAGTGGTCGCAAGATCAGCCGTCACTTTGAAGTCTTCACCGATCAAGGAAAATTCCTTTTCGCTTCAAAAGACTCTGGAGCTATCCTCAAAATCGCTCGGGAAAAATTAGGAAACGAAAAGGTTGTGAAACTTCCGACTCTACTCCAGACCATTGGACAAAAACTTAAAAATCTATTTGCAAAAAAGTAG
- a CDS encoding MarR family winged helix-turn-helix transcriptional regulator: protein MDYQQVNEYLTSIFNNVLVIEEVSLRGSRFKDISIKEMHTIDVIGKFPEATPSKVSKELMVTLGTVTTSLNNLERKGYVERIRSDQDRRVVYLHLTKKGRLVHRLHKRFHKAMVEKIIDGMSSEEIEVMGRGLTNLYQFLEDLK, encoded by the coding sequence TTGGACTACCAACAAGTGAATGAGTATTTAACATCTATTTTTAATAATGTCCTTGTGATTGAGGAGGTTAGCTTACGAGGTAGTCGTTTCAAAGACATCTCCATCAAAGAAATGCACACGATTGATGTGATTGGCAAGTTCCCGGAGGCAACACCAAGTAAGGTTTCAAAAGAACTGATGGTAACTCTTGGGACAGTGACGACCAGCTTGAATAATCTCGAAAGAAAAGGTTATGTTGAGCGCATTCGTTCTGATCAGGATCGTCGTGTGGTCTATCTGCATTTGACAAAGAAAGGTCGTTTGGTTCACCGCCTTCATAAACGTTTCCACAAGGCCATGGTCGAAAAAATTATCGATGGTATGAGTTCTGAAGAAATAGAAGTGATGGGCAGGGGCTTGACTAACCTTTATCAATTTTTGGAGGATTTGAAATAA
- a CDS encoding aspartate kinase, with the protein MKVVKFGGSSLASASQLEKVLNIVKSDKERRFVVVSAPGKRNSEDTKVTDALIKYYRDYVAGNDISKSQNWIIDRYAAMVSELGLKPSVLEKISKSIRALATLPIEENDFLYDTFLAAGENNNAKLIAAYFNQNGIDARYVHPREAGIVVTSEPGNARIIPSSYDKIEGLADSNEVLVIPGFFGVTKENQICTFSRGGSDITGSIIAAGVKADLYENFTDVDGIFAAHPGIIHQPHSIPELTYREMRELAYAGFSVLHDEALLPAYRGKIPLVIKNTNNPDHPGTRIVLKHSSDKFPVVGIAGDSGFVSINMSKYLMNREVGFGRKVLQILEDLNIGWEHMPTGIDDLSIILRSRELTPIKEEEILRQLVQKAEVDHAEIEHDLSIIMIVGEKMKSHIGVTATATRALSENKINIQMMSQGSSEVSIMFVVNKDQEKAAIKALYHAFFDESKED; encoded by the coding sequence ATGAAGGTTGTAAAATTTGGCGGAAGCTCTCTTGCCTCTGCTAGTCAGTTAGAAAAAGTTTTAAACATCGTTAAAAGCGATAAAGAACGCCGTTTTGTAGTCGTTTCTGCACCGGGTAAACGCAATTCTGAAGATACCAAGGTTACAGATGCCTTGATCAAATACTATCGTGACTATGTAGCGGGAAATGATATCAGCAAGAGCCAAAACTGGATTATCGATCGCTATGCGGCTATGGTGAGCGAACTAGGCTTAAAACCATCCGTTCTAGAAAAAATTTCTAAAAGCATCCGTGCCTTAGCGACTCTTCCTATTGAGGAAAATGACTTTCTCTATGACACCTTCCTAGCGGCTGGAGAGAATAACAACGCCAAACTTATTGCAGCCTACTTTAACCAAAACGGCATCGATGCACGTTATGTTCATCCAAGAGAAGCTGGAATCGTTGTAACAAGCGAACCTGGGAATGCTCGCATCATTCCATCTAGCTATGACAAGATTGAAGGCTTAGCTGACAGCAACGAAGTCCTTGTTATCCCTGGTTTCTTTGGGGTCACTAAGGAAAATCAAATCTGTACCTTCTCCCGTGGCGGATCCGATATAACAGGTTCCATCATCGCTGCAGGTGTTAAGGCTGATCTCTATGAAAACTTTACGGACGTAGACGGTATCTTTGCTGCCCATCCGGGTATCATTCACCAACCACACTCAATCCCTGAGTTGACCTACCGTGAAATGCGGGAATTGGCTTATGCAGGTTTCTCAGTTCTTCACGATGAAGCCCTGCTCCCTGCCTACCGGGGAAAAATCCCTCTCGTTATCAAAAATACCAATAACCCTGACCATCCGGGTACTCGTATCGTTCTAAAGCATAGCAGTGATAAATTCCCAGTCGTTGGAATCGCTGGTGATTCTGGCTTTGTCAGCATCAACATGTCGAAATACCTCATGAACCGTGAAGTTGGATTTGGACGTAAGGTTCTGCAAATCCTTGAAGATCTTAACATCGGTTGGGAGCACATGCCAACTGGTATCGATGATCTTTCAATCATTCTCCGTTCTCGCGAACTAACTCCTATCAAGGAAGAAGAAATCCTTCGTCAGTTGGTTCAAAAGGCTGAAGTGGACCATGCCGAAATCGAACATGACCTTTCCATCATTATGATTGTCGGAGAAAAAATGAAGAGTCACATCGGGGTAACTGCTACTGCAACACGTGCTTTGTCTGAGAATAAAATCAACATCCAGATGATGTCCCAAGGTTCAAGTGAAGTTTCCATCATGTTTGTTGTCAATAAAGACCAAGAAAAGGCTGCTATCAAGGCTCTCTACCATGCCTTTTTCGATGAAAGTAAGGAAGACTAA